TGCAGCTCCAGCGCCTCGCCGTAGCCCATCCGCCCGAGATCCACGACGAGCAGCTTTCGCTCGACGCTCTCCGCTCCACGCTCCACGCTCGCTTCCGCGTCCGCCGGAGCGAGCGTGGCGCGTGGAGCGGAGAGCGTCGAGGGCGTGGCTTCAGGCATGGACCATCCGACCGAGCGAATCCATCACCGCCTCGGCGACCGCCTCGGACAGCGTCGGGTGCGCGTGCACGGTGAGCTCGACCTCCTCCACCGTGAACTCGTTCTCGCGCGCCACCGCGAGCTCGTGGATCATCTCCGTCGCGTGCGCGCCGACGATGTGCGCGCCGAGGATCTCGCCGTACTTCGCGTCGCGGATGATCTTCACGAACCCCTCGGTCTCGCCCGACGTGCGCGCGCGGCCGTTCGCCGAGAACGGGAACCGGCCGACCTTGTAGTCGAGCTTCTGCTCCTTGCACTGCTGCTCCGTCAGGCCGATCGACGCGACCTCGGGGTGGCAGTACGTGCAGTTCGGGATGTTGCCGTAGTTCACCGGGTGCGCGTGCTGACCGGCGAGCTGCTCGGCGAGCACGTGTCCCTCGCGCTCGCCCTTGTGCGCGAGCATCTGCCGGCCGGCGACGTCACCGATCGCGTAGACGCCCTTCACGTTCGTCTGGAAGTGGTCGTCGATCTTGATGAAGCCGCGCTCCGTGAGCTGGACGCCGATCTCCTTGATGCCGGCGCCCTCGATCACGGGCGCGCGCCCCGCGGCGACGAGCACCTTCTCGACCGTGAGGTCCTTCTTCGAGCCGCCCGCTTCCACGGTCATCGACACCGCGTCGGCGCCGACCTTCACGTTCGAGATCTTCGCGCCGGCGAGGACCTCGATCTTCCGCTTCTTGAACGCGCGCTCGACTTCCTTCGAGCTGTCCGCGTCCTCGAGCGGCAGGATGTTCGGCAGCGCCTCGATGAGCGTGACCTCGCTGCCGAACGCGTTGAAGACGTCGGCGAACTCGCAGCCCACCGCGCCGGCGCCGACGATCGCGATCGTCTTCGGCGCCTTCTCCAGGATGAGCGCCTCGTCCGACGAGATGACGGCCTTCTTGTCGAGCGAGAGGCCGATCTGCGGCAGCCCCTTCACGCGCGACCCGGTGGCGATGACGATCGCCTTCTTCGCGTCGTGCTTCTCCGTCTTGCCGTCGGCGAGCTTCA
This DNA window, taken from Gemmatirosa kalamazoonensis, encodes the following:
- the lpdA gene encoding dihydrolipoyl dehydrogenase; translated protein: MASYDVIILGGGPAGYVCAIRCAQLGLSTAVVEREGLGGTCVLWGCIPAKALLESASLANKVRHAGDFGVAVEGVKFDYAVAMKRSRAVSTQNSKGVEFLFKKNKIAWIRGEGRVTSPKQLEVKLADGKTEKHDAKKAIVIATGSRVKGLPQIGLSLDKKAVISSDEALILEKAPKTIAIVGAGAVGCEFADVFNAFGSEVTLIEALPNILPLEDADSSKEVERAFKKRKIEVLAGAKISNVKVGADAVSMTVEAGGSKKDLTVEKVLVAAGRAPVIEGAGIKEIGVQLTERGFIKIDDHFQTNVKGVYAIGDVAGRQMLAHKGEREGHVLAEQLAGQHAHPVNYGNIPNCTYCHPEVASIGLTEQQCKEQKLDYKVGRFPFSANGRARTSGETEGFVKIIRDAKYGEILGAHIVGAHATEMIHELAVARENEFTVEEVELTVHAHPTLSEAVAEAVMDSLGRMVHA